One Paraburkholderia dioscoreae DNA segment encodes these proteins:
- a CDS encoding amino acid ABC transporter ATP-binding protein, whose translation MIRVDAIHKRFHDQHVLKGVSLSVERGQVVCLIGPSGSGKSTLLRCINGLERHDAGTITVEGNAVDAKSKQIHDLRAQVGMVFQRFNLFPHRTALENVFEGPVFVRKEARTQARERARHLLDKVGLAHRMNAYPAEMSGGQQQRVAIARALAMQPKAILFDEPTSALDPELVGEVLGVMRQLADDGMTMIVVTHEMGFAREVADRVCFLHDGTIHEEGSAADLFERPRNPRTREFLGRMPVLTEAPRI comes from the coding sequence ATGATCAGGGTCGACGCGATTCACAAGCGCTTTCACGATCAGCACGTGCTGAAAGGCGTCAGTCTGAGTGTCGAACGCGGCCAGGTCGTGTGTCTGATCGGTCCGTCCGGATCGGGCAAGTCGACGCTGCTTCGTTGCATCAACGGACTGGAGCGGCATGACGCCGGGACGATCACCGTCGAAGGCAACGCCGTCGACGCGAAATCGAAGCAGATCCACGACCTTCGCGCGCAGGTCGGCATGGTGTTCCAGCGTTTCAACCTGTTTCCGCATCGAACCGCACTGGAAAACGTGTTCGAAGGCCCCGTGTTCGTCAGAAAGGAAGCGCGTACACAAGCCCGCGAGCGAGCCCGCCATCTGCTCGACAAGGTCGGCCTCGCGCACCGCATGAACGCTTACCCGGCCGAAATGTCGGGCGGACAGCAGCAGCGTGTGGCGATTGCGCGCGCACTGGCCATGCAGCCGAAGGCGATTCTCTTCGACGAGCCCACCTCGGCACTCGACCCGGAACTGGTGGGCGAAGTGCTCGGCGTCATGCGCCAACTCGCCGACGACGGCATGACCATGATCGTCGTCACCCATGAAATGGGCTTTGCGCGTGAAGTGGCCGACCGTGTGTGTTTTCTTCATGACGGCACGATCCATGAAGAAGGGTCAGCCGCCGATCTGTTCGAACGTCCGCGCAATCCTCGCACACGCGAATTTCTCGGCAGGATGCCCGTGCTTACCGAAGCCCCCCGGATTTGA
- a CDS encoding amino acid ABC transporter permease: MFFQNAIEFLPILLKGAVVTIEITFCSFVLSTVLGLVLALMRVSDNRAVSNAAATFINVIRGLPIIVQLFYIYFVLPDLGVQLSAFQAGFIGLGVAYSVYQAENFRAGIQAIDPGQIEAAQSIGMRGAMIMRRVVLPQAFRISLPAYGNTLVMMLKDSSLASTITVAEMTRAGQLIASSTFQNMTVFTLVALLYLGLSLPLVYGLRRIERRLGLKGKR; encoded by the coding sequence ATGTTCTTCCAGAACGCCATCGAGTTTTTGCCGATCCTGCTCAAAGGCGCGGTTGTCACGATCGAGATCACCTTCTGCTCGTTCGTTCTGAGCACGGTGCTCGGCCTGGTGCTCGCGCTCATGCGCGTGTCCGACAACCGCGCCGTATCGAACGCCGCCGCGACTTTCATCAACGTGATTCGCGGGCTGCCCATCATCGTTCAGCTCTTCTACATCTACTTTGTGCTGCCCGATCTCGGTGTGCAGTTGTCGGCGTTCCAGGCCGGTTTCATTGGTCTCGGCGTCGCGTACTCGGTGTATCAGGCGGAAAACTTTCGCGCGGGCATCCAGGCGATCGATCCCGGGCAGATCGAAGCGGCGCAGTCCATCGGCATGCGCGGCGCGATGATCATGCGGCGCGTGGTGTTGCCGCAGGCGTTCCGAATCTCACTGCCGGCGTACGGCAATACCCTCGTGATGATGCTCAAGGACTCGTCGCTCGCGTCGACCATCACCGTCGCCGAAATGACGCGCGCCGGGCAGCTCATCGCGTCGTCGACGTTCCAGAACATGACGGTTTTCACGCTGGTCGCGCTGCTTTACCTTGGGCTCAGCCTGCCACTCGTCTATGGATTGCGGCGGATCGAACGCCGCCTCGGATTGAAGGGAAAACGATGA
- a CDS encoding substrate-binding periplasmic protein, with protein MFQFAKRFASVFATGLLLAGAPALSVAATTYEVGATATGVPFTFLDVKTNSIQGLLVDAITATGKAAGFDVKIEQTTFSALIPSLTTKKIDIISAAMLKTPAREQIVDFSDTVYSYGEGLIVRADDKGQYTSMDDLKGEVVGAQVGTAFVDALNKKGIFKEVRTYDSVADIMRDVALGRIKAGFGDHPILAYQLQHNPNPQLRLVSGYQPSVKGQVCFVVRKGDTATLEQLNAGIRKIKADGTLTQIVKKWQVE; from the coding sequence ATGTTCCAGTTCGCCAAACGCTTCGCCAGTGTCTTTGCAACAGGATTGCTGCTCGCCGGTGCGCCGGCCTTGTCGGTGGCCGCCACCACGTACGAAGTTGGAGCGACCGCCACCGGCGTGCCGTTCACCTTTCTCGATGTGAAGACCAATTCGATTCAGGGCCTTCTGGTCGATGCGATCACCGCGACGGGCAAGGCGGCGGGCTTCGACGTCAAGATCGAGCAGACCACGTTCTCGGCGCTGATTCCGTCGCTGACCACGAAGAAGATCGACATCATCTCGGCGGCCATGCTAAAAACGCCGGCGCGCGAGCAGATCGTGGATTTCTCCGACACCGTGTATTCCTATGGCGAAGGCCTGATCGTGCGCGCCGACGACAAAGGCCAGTACACCTCCATGGACGATCTCAAGGGCGAGGTGGTCGGCGCGCAGGTCGGCACCGCGTTCGTCGACGCGTTAAACAAGAAGGGCATCTTCAAGGAAGTGCGCACCTACGATTCAGTCGCCGACATCATGCGCGACGTCGCACTCGGCCGCATCAAGGCGGGCTTCGGCGACCATCCGATTCTGGCCTACCAGCTTCAGCACAATCCGAATCCGCAATTGCGGCTGGTCAGCGGATATCAGCCGTCGGTGAAAGGCCAGGTGTGTTTTGTCGTGCGCAAGGGCGACACGGCGACGCTGGAGCAATTGAACGCCGGCATCAGAAAGATCAAGGCCGACGGTACGCTCACGCAGATCGTCAAGAAGTGGCAGGTGGAATGA
- a CDS encoding IclR family transcriptional regulator, which produces MTRKQLSPETEAPQEPEEPPDALFNQSLEKGIAVLRAFSAQRRSMTLPEVAEATSITKSSAQRMIYTLEKLGYVRKHPRTRRYQLAPRVMQIGFNYLAADTLIDVANPFLSELTNVTGETTNLTEPDGVDMVYVARFVCMKFVPIHMPIGSRIPMYCTASGRAYLAALPDNESRTLLLASDRVAHTQYTVTDLDEIETRLALGRLNGYASNREELFIGDMTIAAAVLDGERRPVGAVHVVAPTSRWTAAEAEARLAPAVIDCARGISNSIRTLA; this is translated from the coding sequence ATGACACGCAAGCAACTCAGCCCGGAGACGGAAGCGCCCCAGGAGCCGGAAGAACCGCCGGACGCACTGTTCAATCAGTCGCTGGAGAAGGGAATCGCGGTGCTGCGCGCGTTCAGCGCCCAGCGCAGGTCGATGACACTGCCGGAAGTCGCGGAGGCAACGTCGATCACCAAAAGCTCCGCGCAGCGCATGATCTACACGCTGGAAAAGCTCGGCTATGTGAGAAAGCATCCGCGTACGAGGCGCTATCAACTGGCGCCGCGCGTGATGCAGATCGGCTTCAACTACCTGGCTGCCGACACGCTGATCGACGTCGCCAATCCGTTTCTGTCCGAACTCACCAATGTCACCGGCGAGACAACCAATCTGACCGAGCCGGATGGCGTCGACATGGTCTATGTGGCGCGGTTCGTGTGTATGAAGTTCGTGCCGATCCACATGCCGATCGGCAGCCGCATTCCGATGTACTGCACGGCGTCGGGACGGGCGTATCTCGCGGCGCTCCCGGACAACGAGTCACGCACGCTGCTGCTGGCCAGCGACCGCGTCGCGCATACGCAATACACCGTGACGGATCTCGACGAGATCGAGACGCGGCTCGCGCTTGGACGGCTCAATGGCTATGCGTCGAACCGCGAGGAACTGTTCATCGGCGATATGACGATCGCGGCGGCCGTGCTCGACGGCGAGCGCCGGCCGGTCGGCGCGGTTCACGTCGTCGCGCCGACGAGCCGCTGGACAGCGGCGGAAGCGGAGGCACGGCTCGCGCCCGCGGTGATCGATTGCGCACGCGGCATCAGCAATTCGATCAGGACGCTTGCCTGA
- a CDS encoding TMEM175 family protein: MGKGRVEAFSDGVIAIIITIMVLELKVPEGFDLAALRPLLPVFCAYVLSFIYVGIYWNNHHHMFHAVQKVNGAVLWANLHLLFWLSLLPAVTHWVGENHLASWPTAMYGVVLFMSAIAYFILTRVLIREHGKDSTIAKAVGNDFKGKVSVVIYLAGIALAFVVPWASAALYTLAAAWWLVPDRRIEHVLEA; this comes from the coding sequence ATGGGCAAAGGACGTGTCGAAGCCTTCAGCGATGGCGTGATCGCCATCATCATCACGATCATGGTGCTCGAGTTGAAGGTGCCGGAAGGCTTCGATCTCGCGGCGCTGCGTCCGCTGCTTCCCGTGTTCTGCGCGTACGTGCTGAGCTTTATCTACGTCGGCATCTACTGGAACAATCATCATCACATGTTCCATGCGGTGCAGAAGGTCAACGGCGCCGTGTTGTGGGCCAACCTCCATCTGCTCTTCTGGCTGTCGCTGCTGCCGGCCGTCACGCATTGGGTCGGCGAAAACCATCTGGCCTCCTGGCCGACCGCCATGTACGGCGTGGTGCTGTTCATGTCGGCGATCGCATATTTCATCCTGACGCGCGTGCTGATTCGCGAGCACGGCAAGGACTCGACGATTGCCAAAGCGGTCGGCAACGACTTCAAGGGCAAGGTCTCGGTGGTGATCTATCTGGCGGGCATTGCGCTGGCTTTTGTCGTGCCGTGGGCCTCGGCCGCGCTCTATACGCTTGCCGCCGCCTGGTGGCTGGTGCCGGACCGGCGCATCGAACACGTGCTGGAAGCCTGA
- a CDS encoding FAD-containing oxidoreductase: MPQHFNAVVIGTGQGGSPLAVRLGQSGRKTAVIERGAFGGTCVNVGCTPTKSYVASARAAHVARHCAELGVQVSGAISVDLAAVKARKDSIIGQSRDGVEKWLRGAKNVSVFNGHARFTGAHTLSISGPDGKLLEEISADEIFINTGTRAVVPPLEGLGRIRYYTNSNLLELTELPDHLVIVGASYIALEFAQIFRRFGSRVTVLVRGERVLTREDADFAESVHKVLAREGVEFRFGVQPSRVEPHPHHPNEVCIGFEQNIPALEASHLLFATGRAPNTDDLGLAAAGITTDRHGTIPVDGQLRTNVPGVWAIGDVNGRGAFTHTSYDDFQIVAANLLDGGARSVDTRIMAYAVFVDPPLARVGASEAEVRKSGRAALIATMPMSRVGRARERGETDGFMKVMVDSESRQILGAAIHGIEGDEAIHTFIDIMAAGAPYPTLQYAMHIHPTISELVPTLLDGLKPMK; encoded by the coding sequence ATGCCACAGCACTTCAATGCAGTCGTAATCGGTACGGGACAAGGCGGCTCGCCGCTTGCGGTGCGTCTCGGTCAAAGCGGCCGCAAAACCGCGGTCATTGAGCGCGGGGCCTTCGGCGGCACGTGCGTGAACGTGGGCTGTACGCCGACCAAATCTTATGTCGCAAGCGCTCGCGCAGCGCATGTCGCGCGCCATTGCGCGGAACTCGGCGTGCAGGTGAGCGGCGCGATCAGCGTCGATCTGGCCGCGGTCAAGGCGCGCAAGGACAGTATCATCGGGCAGTCGCGCGACGGCGTCGAGAAATGGCTGCGCGGCGCGAAGAACGTGAGCGTGTTCAACGGCCACGCGCGCTTCACCGGCGCGCATACGCTTTCTATCAGCGGTCCGGACGGCAAGCTGCTCGAGGAGATCAGCGCCGACGAAATCTTCATCAATACCGGCACGCGCGCCGTCGTGCCGCCGCTCGAAGGTCTCGGGCGGATTCGCTACTACACCAACTCCAACCTGCTTGAGCTGACGGAATTGCCGGATCATCTGGTGATTGTCGGCGCCAGCTATATCGCGCTCGAATTCGCGCAGATCTTTCGCCGTTTCGGCAGCCGTGTGACGGTGCTGGTGCGCGGCGAACGCGTGCTGACCCGCGAGGACGCCGATTTTGCCGAATCCGTGCACAAGGTGCTCGCCCGCGAGGGTGTGGAGTTCCGCTTTGGTGTGCAGCCTTCGCGGGTCGAGCCGCATCCGCATCACCCGAACGAAGTGTGTATCGGCTTCGAGCAGAACATTCCCGCGCTCGAAGCGTCGCACCTGCTGTTCGCCACCGGCCGTGCGCCGAATACCGACGATCTCGGCCTCGCGGCCGCCGGCATCACGACGGACCGGCACGGCACGATTCCGGTCGACGGCCAGTTGCGGACCAACGTGCCGGGCGTGTGGGCCATCGGCGACGTGAACGGGCGTGGTGCTTTCACCCACACGTCCTACGACGACTTTCAGATCGTCGCCGCCAATCTGCTCGACGGCGGCGCGCGCAGTGTCGATACGCGGATCATGGCGTATGCGGTGTTCGTCGATCCGCCGCTGGCACGCGTGGGGGCTTCGGAGGCCGAGGTGCGCAAATCGGGCCGCGCCGCGCTGATCGCCACCATGCCGATGTCGCGGGTGGGCCGCGCGCGTGAACGCGGCGAGACCGACGGCTTCATGAAAGTGATGGTCGACAGCGAGAGCAGGCAGATTCTCGGCGCGGCCATTCACGGCATCGAAGGCGACGAGGCGATTCATACCTTCATCGACATCATGGCGGCGGGCGCGCCGTATCCGACCTTGCAGTACGCCATGCATATTCATCCGACCATCAGCGAACTGGTGCCGACCTTGCTCGACGGGCTCAAGCCCATGAAGTGA
- a CDS encoding putative bifunctional diguanylate cyclase/phosphodiesterase, whose protein sequence is MTCEATSENTMGAAPEGTRYGANLAEGVLASERTVLRLITRNTPLPELLDEVCRRAEALLGEGASCSILLLDADGMHARVGGAPSLPKHFSAAIDGVAIGPQAGSCGTAMFERRLIAVEDIETDPLWADFRHLALPLGLRACWSVPFENDSGAVLGAFAVYYRKSRRPSAEEEAMLRDISRSVGLAVHQDTMAQRLAHSEEHHRLVVDHLIEGIVVQSRAGVVLACNPSAQRILRATPQIVGRSIHTVMVRAYHEDGSVVTEAVRPTTQVLATGKPMLGVTIGVELIGGDIVWITENVVPIIKPGESEPSSVLISFTDIGPVREAQRQLKFLATRDSLTGLYNRAYLTERLRDLFSLDTSSGMGELASVAVLFVDLDGFKKVNDTAGHEAGDSLLCSVAERLAACISTEDTLARVGGDEFVIVVSAYENTGHLIGLAQRILDMIAVPFAVADNEYYLGASIGISRFPEDGQDVATLLRNADSAMYHAKQRGRNNFQFFTAELNRQLQRRFTIEQSLRRALAANELSLVYQPIVDSHDGRTIGAEALLRWYNSELGNVSPVEFIPVAEDAGLIVEIGNFVLARACEQVAQWRRTLAPELIVAVNLSPRQFNDGLVERIQRCLIQTGLEPAALELEITERLLMSDSETVLPMLSALNAMGVRISVDDFGTGYSSLSYLKRFPLHNLKIDRSFVVGLPDHRDSIAITQAVVAMAHSLGMNVTAEGVETAEQAAFLRAIDCDKQQGYFYSRPVGASAYARSLWDAQVGLADAS, encoded by the coding sequence ATGACTTGCGAAGCGACATCAGAAAACACGATGGGAGCGGCGCCTGAGGGCACCCGCTACGGCGCGAATCTCGCCGAAGGGGTGCTGGCCTCGGAGCGCACGGTGCTGCGTTTGATTACACGCAACACGCCGCTGCCGGAATTGCTGGACGAAGTATGCCGCCGCGCGGAAGCGCTGCTGGGGGAAGGCGCGTCCTGTTCCATCCTGCTGCTCGACGCCGATGGCATGCACGCCAGAGTAGGCGGCGCGCCGTCGCTGCCTAAACACTTCAGCGCGGCGATCGACGGGGTGGCGATCGGTCCGCAGGCCGGCTCGTGCGGCACCGCCATGTTCGAGCGGCGGCTCATCGCCGTCGAAGATATCGAAACCGATCCGTTGTGGGCCGACTTCCGGCACCTCGCGTTGCCGCTCGGCCTCAGAGCCTGCTGGTCGGTGCCCTTTGAAAACGATTCCGGCGCGGTGCTCGGCGCATTCGCGGTGTACTACCGCAAGTCGCGCCGTCCCAGCGCCGAAGAAGAGGCCATGCTGCGCGATATCAGCCGCAGCGTGGGTCTGGCGGTGCATCAGGACACGATGGCGCAGCGGCTCGCGCACAGCGAGGAGCATCACCGCCTGGTAGTCGATCACCTGATCGAAGGGATCGTCGTGCAGTCGCGCGCAGGCGTGGTTCTGGCCTGCAATCCGAGCGCGCAGCGCATTTTGCGGGCAACGCCGCAGATCGTCGGCCGCAGTATTCACACGGTGATGGTGCGCGCTTATCACGAGGACGGTTCGGTCGTCACCGAGGCGGTTCGCCCGACCACCCAGGTGCTGGCAACCGGCAAACCCATGCTTGGCGTCACGATCGGCGTGGAGTTGATTGGCGGCGACATCGTCTGGATCACCGAGAACGTGGTGCCGATCATCAAGCCGGGCGAGAGCGAACCCAGTTCGGTGCTGATCTCGTTTACCGACATCGGCCCCGTGCGCGAAGCGCAACGGCAGCTCAAGTTCCTCGCCACCCGCGATTCGCTCACCGGCCTTTATAACCGCGCCTATCTGACGGAGAGGCTGCGCGATCTGTTCTCGCTCGATACGTCTTCCGGCATGGGCGAACTGGCGAGCGTCGCGGTGCTGTTCGTCGACCTGGACGGCTTCAAGAAGGTCAATGACACCGCCGGTCACGAGGCTGGCGACTCCCTGCTATGCAGCGTGGCGGAGCGGCTCGCGGCGTGCATCTCGACCGAGGACACGCTCGCGCGCGTAGGCGGCGACGAGTTCGTGATCGTGGTCAGCGCGTATGAAAATACCGGGCATCTGATCGGCCTCGCACAGCGCATTCTCGACATGATCGCGGTGCCGTTCGCGGTGGCGGACAACGAGTACTATCTGGGCGCGTCGATCGGCATCAGCCGCTTTCCCGAAGACGGGCAGGACGTGGCCACGCTGCTGCGCAACGCCGATTCGGCGATGTATCACGCCAAGCAGCGCGGCCGCAACAACTTCCAGTTCTTCACCGCCGAGCTGAACCGGCAGTTGCAACGCCGCTTCACGATCGAACAGTCGCTGCGGCGCGCGCTCGCCGCCAACGAGCTGAGCCTCGTGTATCAGCCAATCGTCGATAGCCACGACGGCCGCACGATCGGCGCGGAGGCGCTGCTGCGCTGGTACAACAGCGAGCTGGGCAACGTGTCGCCGGTGGAATTCATCCCCGTGGCCGAAGACGCGGGGCTGATCGTGGAGATCGGCAACTTCGTGCTGGCTCGGGCCTGCGAACAGGTGGCGCAATGGCGGCGCACGCTGGCGCCCGAACTGATCGTCGCGGTGAATCTGTCGCCCCGGCAGTTCAACGACGGCCTGGTGGAGCGCATCCAGCGCTGCCTGATACAAACCGGACTCGAACCGGCGGCGCTGGAACTGGAGATCACCGAACGGCTGCTGATGAGCGACAGCGAAACCGTCTTGCCTATGCTGAGCGCGCTGAACGCGATGGGGGTGCGTATTTCCGTCGACGATTTCGGCACCGGTTATTCGTCGTTGTCTTATCTGAAGCGCTTTCCGCTGCATAACCTGAAGATCGATCGCTCGTTTGTCGTCGGCTTGCCGGATCATCGCGATTCCATTGCGATTACGCAGGCGGTGGTGGCGATGGCGCACTCGCTCGGCATGAACGTCACCGCCGAAGGAGTGGAAACCGCCGAACAGGCGGCCTTTCTGCGCGCGATCGACTGCGACAAGCAGCAGGGCTATTTCTATAGCCGCCCGGTCGGGGCCAGCGCGTATGCCCGCAGTTTGTGGGACGCGCAGGTCGGTCTCGCCGACGCCTCCTGA
- a CDS encoding SH3 domain-containing protein, whose product MKQRLVRCLCAVAGVLALPAAACAQSQAYTNGTVNVRAGPASDYPIVTQLPGGVPVTVMGCISNYQWCDVAAPDLRGWVYAGRLSYPYQGGNVPVMTYGTVIGLPIVTFSIGTYWGNYYRGRPWYGQQSRWAHHPPPPPPRPGAGRPPGGRPPGGPPPGHGGARPPGNVGGRPPGGQPGNVGGRPPGGQQGNAGGRPPGGENGGGGRGGGGGRPPDQHG is encoded by the coding sequence ATGAAACAACGCCTCGTTCGATGTCTTTGTGCGGTGGCTGGCGTGCTGGCGTTGCCGGCCGCAGCCTGCGCCCAGTCGCAGGCTTACACCAATGGCACCGTCAACGTGCGGGCGGGTCCGGCCTCCGATTACCCGATCGTGACGCAACTGCCGGGCGGCGTGCCGGTGACCGTGATGGGGTGCATCAGCAACTATCAGTGGTGCGATGTCGCCGCGCCGGACCTGCGCGGCTGGGTCTATGCCGGGCGGCTCAGCTATCCCTATCAGGGCGGCAACGTGCCGGTGATGACGTACGGCACGGTGATCGGCCTGCCGATCGTGACGTTCTCGATCGGCACGTATTGGGGCAACTATTATCGCGGGAGGCCGTGGTACGGCCAGCAATCGCGCTGGGCGCATCATCCGCCGCCGCCTCCGCCGCGCCCTGGCGCCGGCAGGCCGCCGGGTGGCCGTCCGCCGGGTGGGCCGCCGCCGGGGCACGGCGGAGCGAGACCGCCGGGGAACGTCGGTGGCAGGCCACCGGGCGGGCAACCGGGGAACGTCGGTGGTAGGCCACCGGGCGGCCAGCAGGGTAACGCTGGTGGTAGGCCGCCGGGTGGTGAAAACGGTGGCGGCGGACGAGGCGGTGGTGGAGGGCGCCCACCGGACCAGCACGGCTGA
- a CDS encoding lysozyme inhibitor LprI family protein, translating into MNRLRPLLLAALMLTHPLAHAASFDCNRGRSLTEKIICSDPALSKLDDALGQLYWKARRRVANRRAFLTDSDSKWAWREGNCRDAACLGTWYATRIEELQKLVESLQAGTPPPVATPSAKPAEPATRRTPLTAPVQAVGMATHQCTAANPGIVVNEQCSAVLKKNGSQWKYPPHDGDWFCGVAMLAPAQLQVDAAQ; encoded by the coding sequence ATGAACCGCCTCCGCCCGCTTCTGCTTGCCGCGCTGATGCTCACGCATCCGCTCGCCCACGCCGCCAGCTTCGACTGCAACCGGGGGCGCTCGCTGACCGAGAAAATCATTTGCAGCGACCCCGCGCTCTCGAAGCTCGACGACGCGCTGGGGCAACTGTACTGGAAAGCACGGCGAAGAGTCGCCAACCGGCGCGCCTTTCTCACCGATAGCGACAGCAAGTGGGCATGGCGGGAAGGCAATTGCCGCGATGCGGCGTGCCTGGGGACGTGGTACGCGACGCGTATCGAAGAGCTGCAAAAGCTCGTGGAAAGCCTGCAAGCGGGGACGCCGCCGCCAGTTGCAACACCGTCCGCAAAGCCGGCCGAACCGGCCACGCGGCGCACGCCGCTCACGGCGCCCGTGCAAGCCGTCGGCATGGCGACGCATCAGTGCACGGCGGCCAATCCTGGGATCGTGGTGAACGAACAGTGTTCCGCCGTACTCAAGAAGAACGGCAGTCAATGGAAATACCCGCCGCATGACGGCGACTGGTTCTGCGGCGTCGCCATGCTGGCGCCGGCGCAATTGCAGGTGGACGCTGCACAATAG
- a CDS encoding nucleoside deaminase, with the protein MSPTVSTQAAAAAANYPPQGLTPTHEQMVRHLRHSSRVAERATLLGHHPFGAVLVGPDQETVLMEQGNVDTVNHAESVLARVAALNFTPEYLWSCTLYTSVEPCCMCAGTMYWANIGRVVFGMTEKRLLEATGDHAENPTMSVDCRYVFDHCQKPVEVIGPVAEMEAEVMGVQRRFWSSR; encoded by the coding sequence GTGAGTCCGACCGTCTCGACGCAGGCCGCCGCAGCGGCCGCGAACTATCCGCCGCAGGGTTTGACGCCCACGCACGAGCAGATGGTGCGGCATCTGCGGCATTCGAGCCGGGTGGCCGAACGGGCGACGCTGCTAGGGCATCATCCGTTCGGCGCGGTGCTGGTCGGCCCGGACCAGGAGACTGTGCTGATGGAGCAGGGCAACGTCGACACGGTGAATCACGCCGAGTCGGTGCTGGCACGCGTGGCCGCGCTGAACTTCACGCCGGAGTATTTGTGGAGTTGCACGCTGTACACGTCAGTCGAGCCTTGCTGCATGTGCGCCGGGACGATGTATTGGGCCAATATCGGCCGGGTCGTGTTCGGCATGACCGAAAAGCGGTTGCTGGAAGCGACCGGCGATCACGCCGAGAATCCGACCATGAGCGTGGATTGCCGGTATGTCTTCGATCATTGCCAGAAACCGGTCGAGGTGATCGGGCCGGTAGCTGAGATGGAGGCCGAGGTGATGGGAGTTCAGCGTCGATTCTGGAGTAGCCGGTAG